In Sulfurisphaera javensis, a single genomic region encodes these proteins:
- the gcvH gene encoding glycine cleavage system protein GcvH, which translates to MSEIVVGGKYKILRDRYYSETDEWILVKDNIAIIGITDYAQKKLRDIVGVELPEVGREVKSGDSIAVVESVKAAADIYSPLSGKVIEVNQKLLDSPELINRDPYGEGWIFKLEIRDKNEMEKLLSPEKYSELIKEKEGLK; encoded by the coding sequence ATGAGTGAAATAGTAGTTGGTGGAAAGTATAAAATACTAAGAGACAGATATTATTCAGAAACAGATGAATGGATATTAGTAAAAGATAACATAGCAATCATAGGAATAACAGACTATGCGCAGAAAAAATTACGTGATATCGTAGGTGTAGAATTGCCAGAAGTTGGAAGAGAAGTTAAATCGGGGGATTCTATTGCTGTTGTAGAATCAGTTAAGGCTGCAGCAGATATATATTCACCCCTCTCTGGGAAAGTTATTGAAGTTAATCAAAAACTTCTAGATTCACCAGAGCTTATAAACAGAGACCCTTATGGTGAAGGCTGGATATTTAAACTAGAAATAAGAGATAAAAACGAAATGGAAAAATTGTTAAGTCCGGAAAAATATAGTGAATTAATAAAAGAGAAAGAGGGTTTAAAATGA
- the sufB gene encoding Fe-S cluster assembly protein SufB, with protein sequence MPEEKFSLDINELINAAIEAKNNNLTQSEFHKRVVESGLSKDVIVEISKLKKEPEWMLRLRLKSLELFEKLPTPNWLPDFLSELDVSKMEIYIKPDAERTSNWDEVPPEIRKYYEQLGIPQSEQQYLGGLVATFESESIYSNVKQELAKKGVIMMPPEEAIQKYPDLIKEYFTKIFPVSDHKFAALHGALWSGGVFVYVPKGVKITTPVEGFFIIGSEMEGQFEHTLIIADEGSYIHFIEGCSAPQFKKFSFHDGMVELYAKKNAYIKFTTVQNWSKNVINFNNKRAWADENSTVEWVEGSLGSKYSFVYPSTILRGRNASSTSLVVTLASGEGEWKDSGSKMIHAAPNTKSKVINKNIGFNGGVNIYRGLIRVNKGATGAKAFVKCDSLMLDEKTKAYTFPHNQVFEEDADVAHEAHTFRMNEDQLFYLMNRGIDEKESVSMLVLGFIDEIMKELPFEYATMLNKVIKLELDKLGAVA encoded by the coding sequence ATGCCAGAAGAAAAATTCTCCCTTGACATTAACGAGCTCATAAACGCTGCAATCGAGGCTAAAAATAATAACCTAACACAATCTGAGTTTCATAAACGTGTAGTTGAGTCTGGATTAAGTAAAGATGTAATAGTTGAAATATCAAAATTAAAGAAAGAACCCGAGTGGATGCTTAGATTAAGATTAAAGAGTTTAGAATTATTTGAAAAACTTCCTACTCCAAACTGGTTACCAGATTTCTTATCAGAACTTGATGTTTCAAAAATGGAAATTTACATTAAGCCTGATGCAGAAAGAACCTCTAACTGGGATGAAGTTCCCCCAGAAATAAGAAAATATTATGAACAATTAGGAATTCCTCAATCAGAACAACAATATTTAGGGGGACTAGTAGCTACATTTGAGTCAGAATCAATTTACTCAAACGTTAAGCAAGAGTTAGCTAAAAAAGGAGTTATCATGATGCCTCCAGAAGAAGCAATACAAAAATATCCAGATCTAATAAAAGAATATTTTACAAAAATATTTCCAGTATCTGATCACAAATTCGCAGCATTGCATGGAGCATTATGGAGTGGCGGAGTATTTGTATATGTTCCAAAAGGCGTTAAGATCACAACACCAGTAGAAGGATTCTTTATAATAGGTAGTGAAATGGAAGGACAATTTGAGCACACTTTAATAATTGCAGATGAGGGTTCCTACATACATTTCATTGAAGGTTGTTCAGCCCCTCAGTTTAAGAAATTCTCATTCCATGATGGTATGGTAGAATTGTATGCTAAGAAAAACGCTTACATAAAGTTCACCACTGTCCAAAATTGGAGTAAAAATGTAATTAATTTCAACAATAAGAGAGCATGGGCTGATGAAAACTCTACAGTAGAATGGGTAGAAGGTTCTTTAGGTTCAAAGTACAGTTTTGTTTATCCCTCAACAATATTAAGAGGAAGAAATGCGTCTTCAACAAGCTTAGTTGTAACACTAGCTAGCGGTGAAGGAGAATGGAAAGATAGTGGTTCAAAGATGATACATGCTGCACCAAATACAAAAAGTAAAGTGATTAATAAGAACATAGGATTTAATGGTGGAGTAAACATATACAGAGGATTAATTAGAGTAAACAAAGGAGCAACTGGTGCAAAAGCCTTTGTAAAGTGTGATTCCTTAATGCTTGATGAGAAAACAAAAGCTTATACATTTCCGCACAATCAGGTGTTCGAAGAAGACGCTGATGTAGCTCATGAAGCCCATACTTTTAGAATGAACGAGGATCAACTGTTCTATTTAATGAATAGAGGAATAGACGAAAAAGAGTCTGTCTCAATGTTAGTTCTAGGATTTATAGATGAAATAATGAAAGAATTGCCATTTGAATATGCAACGATGCTAAATAAGGTTATTAAGTTAGAATTGGATAAACTAGGTGCAGTGGCATAA
- the gcvPA gene encoding aminomethyl-transferring glycine dehydrogenase subunit GcvPA produces the protein MEMHPWLPNLKYINEMLESIGVNNIDDLFRDVPTEIILKRELNIDYKKPLSEYEILLKLQELQDKNKRLVMPPFLGGGICPHYIPEAVKFIIKRSEFYTAYTPYQPEISQGLLQALFEYQSLIAELFEMEVVNASLYDWGSALAEAIMMANRINKKKTVLVPKLMNPYHKEVVKTWTYGKDIKLSEMPINKETGTIDVDKIELNEDISAIYIQQPNFYGIFEDNIEAIVDLAKKKKIITIMGVSPLALGLIKPPGEYGIDIAVGDGQELGLPMNFGGPLLGILATRWDGQLVRQMPGRIVGLTKDVEGNRGFTLILQTREQFARREKATSNITTNEALMAIAAAVYLSLLGKNGIKDLAEEIYIRSHYAESRLKNAGIKRIYNGDFFEEFAVDFGRNYDLIYAKLLEKGIQAGLKLNSTQALFCVTEVHTKDMIDKLIENISEVL, from the coding sequence ATGGAGATGCATCCATGGTTACCAAATCTAAAGTATATTAATGAAATGCTAGAAAGCATAGGAGTAAATAACATTGATGATTTATTTAGAGACGTACCAACTGAAATTATATTAAAGAGAGAATTAAATATAGATTATAAAAAGCCTCTTTCTGAGTATGAAATCCTTCTAAAGTTGCAAGAGTTACAAGATAAAAACAAGAGATTAGTAATGCCACCTTTTTTAGGAGGAGGAATTTGTCCACATTATATTCCAGAGGCTGTAAAATTTATAATAAAAAGATCTGAGTTTTATACTGCATATACTCCTTATCAACCAGAAATTTCCCAAGGATTACTACAAGCGTTATTTGAATATCAAAGTCTAATTGCTGAACTTTTCGAAATGGAAGTAGTAAACGCTTCTCTTTATGATTGGGGAAGTGCTTTAGCTGAGGCAATAATGATGGCAAATAGAATTAACAAAAAAAAGACAGTATTAGTACCTAAATTAATGAATCCTTATCATAAGGAAGTTGTAAAAACTTGGACCTATGGTAAAGATATTAAACTTTCAGAAATGCCAATCAATAAAGAAACTGGAACTATAGATGTAGATAAGATAGAATTAAATGAGGATATTTCGGCTATTTATATTCAACAGCCTAACTTTTACGGTATATTTGAAGATAACATAGAAGCAATAGTCGATCTTGCAAAGAAAAAGAAAATAATTACAATCATGGGGGTTTCTCCGTTAGCTTTAGGCCTAATTAAACCGCCAGGCGAATACGGAATTGACATTGCTGTAGGAGATGGACAAGAATTAGGATTACCTATGAACTTTGGTGGCCCACTTTTAGGCATACTAGCAACAAGATGGGATGGACAATTAGTAAGACAAATGCCTGGAAGAATAGTAGGACTAACTAAAGATGTTGAAGGAAATAGAGGATTTACTTTGATTCTTCAAACTAGGGAACAGTTTGCTAGAAGAGAAAAAGCTACATCAAACATAACAACAAATGAAGCCCTTATGGCTATAGCAGCAGCAGTTTATCTTTCTTTGCTTGGAAAAAACGGAATAAAAGACCTTGCTGAAGAGATATATATTAGAAGTCATTACGCTGAAAGTAGATTAAAAAATGCCGGAATAAAAAGGATTTATAATGGAGATTTCTTTGAAGAATTTGCTGTTGATTTTGGAAGAAATTATGATTTAATTTACGCTAAATTATTAGAAAAAGGTATACAAGC
- a CDS encoding AbrB/MazE/SpoVT family DNA-binding domain-containing protein, translating into MSDETTRFSKDVETRKVQRLGSSSLFITLPKKWINRWGIKPGDKIIMEISEDGTLRLVAEKIKLNSNKRAVKIDIDSFKQSMTTAIPCLYALGYDEIVFSSKKTLEHKEIEDVVNFSKQLVGIELSEVTDDKIRLDCLLDTEKIGIESLLRRILNIIAKKVDDVIAILKGQSPSEVQSTIEDLRRVYLMLLRRSMGGRYNSERDTLRNFIIAVNSSILLRIYYVMQKLNDIIKKDDKVKNDQEINKKLIETFQKVNDLFDEIIMSILFPSVKRISNGYTLISQIKQNISQLNTDNQLLTSYIDDLLIMLEEALNNSSCSLFLEEAPWIERNLSS; encoded by the coding sequence TTGTCAGATGAAACTACAAGGTTTTCAAAAGATGTTGAAACTAGGAAAGTTCAAAGGTTAGGTTCTTCTTCTTTATTTATAACATTACCAAAGAAGTGGATAAATAGATGGGGAATTAAGCCAGGAGATAAGATAATTATGGAAATTTCAGAAGACGGTACTTTACGCTTAGTTGCTGAAAAAATAAAGTTAAATTCTAACAAAAGGGCAGTGAAGATTGATATAGACAGTTTTAAGCAATCAATGACAACCGCAATTCCATGTTTGTATGCTTTAGGTTATGACGAGATTGTTTTTTCATCTAAGAAAACTTTAGAACATAAAGAAATAGAAGACGTGGTGAATTTCTCAAAGCAATTAGTAGGAATAGAACTATCTGAGGTTACAGACGATAAAATAAGGCTTGATTGTTTATTAGATACAGAAAAAATTGGTATTGAATCACTACTTAGAAGAATACTTAATATTATAGCTAAGAAAGTTGATGATGTTATTGCGATTCTTAAAGGTCAATCACCTTCAGAAGTTCAATCAACCATTGAAGATCTTAGGAGAGTTTACTTAATGTTATTAAGAAGGAGTATGGGAGGAAGATATAATTCAGAAAGAGACACATTAAGAAACTTTATAATTGCAGTAAATTCTTCTATTTTGTTAAGAATATACTACGTGATGCAAAAGCTTAATGATATTATAAAGAAAGATGACAAAGTCAAAAATGACCAAGAAATAAACAAGAAATTAATAGAAACTTTCCAGAAAGTCAATGATCTTTTTGATGAGATAATAATGAGTATATTATTCCCTAGCGTAAAAAGAATTTCTAATGGATATACGTTGATATCTCAAATAAAGCAAAATATATCACAATTAAATACTGATAATCAACTTCTAACAAGCTATATTGATGATTTACTTATAATGCTAGAAGAGGCACTAAATAATTCCTCCTGTTCGCTATTCCTTGAAGAAGCACCATGGATAGAGAGAAATTTAAGCTCATAA
- the sufC gene encoding Fe-S cluster assembly ATPase SufC, translated as MATLQIENLHVTVEGKEILKGVSLTINSGEIHVLMGPNGSGKTSLSLAIMGHPKYKITEGKILLDGEDITNIETHEKVKKGLFLAFQNPIEISGVKLSTLLVAEYNRIYGSSNSPLQVISFVKELSKNVGVTDALLNRGIFEGFSGGEKKRTEILQMLLMKPKIAILDEPDSGVDVDGLRAIAEAILKLKNENNTGYLIITHYRRILDHVKADKVHVLYRGKIVATGGMELAKLIDEKGYEGVLK; from the coding sequence ATGGCAACTTTGCAAATAGAAAATCTCCATGTAACAGTGGAAGGAAAAGAAATACTAAAGGGTGTTTCATTAACTATAAATTCTGGAGAAATCCACGTACTAATGGGACCTAACGGTAGTGGGAAGACTTCTTTATCATTAGCAATAATGGGACATCCAAAATATAAGATAACTGAAGGAAAAATATTGCTGGATGGAGAAGATATTACAAACATTGAAACCCATGAAAAAGTAAAGAAAGGATTATTTTTAGCATTCCAGAATCCTATTGAAATAAGCGGAGTAAAATTATCAACACTTTTAGTTGCTGAATATAATAGAATCTATGGTTCATCAAACTCACCTTTACAAGTAATTAGTTTTGTAAAAGAATTAAGCAAAAATGTTGGAGTTACTGACGCATTACTTAATAGAGGCATTTTTGAAGGATTTAGCGGAGGAGAAAAAAAGAGAACAGAAATTCTTCAAATGCTACTAATGAAACCTAAAATAGCAATACTTGATGAACCAGATTCGGGTGTTGATGTTGATGGGCTTAGAGCGATAGCTGAAGCAATACTAAAACTTAAGAATGAAAACAACACTGGTTATTTGATAATAACTCACTACAGAAGAATACTTGATCATGTAAAAGCCGATAAAGTTCACGTTCTTTACAGAGGCAAAATAGTTGCAACTGGCGGTATGGAGTTGGCTAAACTTATAGATGAAAAAGGATATGAGGGAGTGCTTAAGTAA
- a CDS encoding Hsp20/alpha crystallin family protein codes for MPAFRDLDELIKNLIKKEEEKLRRIEEEFEKEFKGFSSPLYSFRETDESYEYLIDMPKANLSTLKVESRPRKLYIACKTKDGKEYRLNITLPEDADPATMDVSKAKWLLKVTIKKRK; via the coding sequence ATGCCGGCGTTTAGAGATCTGGATGAACTAATAAAAAATTTAATAAAAAAGGAAGAAGAAAAATTAAGAAGAATAGAGGAAGAATTTGAAAAAGAATTTAAGGGATTTTCATCACCACTTTATTCTTTTAGAGAGACTGATGAGAGTTACGAATATCTTATAGATATGCCTAAAGCTAACTTATCTACTTTAAAAGTAGAATCAAGACCAAGAAAATTATACATTGCATGCAAGACAAAAGATGGAAAAGAATATAGATTGAATATTACTTTACCAGAAGACGCTGATCCTGCAACAATGGATGTTTCTAAAGCTAAATGGTTATTAAAAGTAACAATAAAGAAAAGGAAATGA
- a CDS encoding proteasome assembly chaperone family protein: MSQYEIIEKYVPTLGKPTYLIVGLPDAGLVGVIATEYLIDKLKLKEFAEIYAPDILPPISHVQDGVAKSPIRLYHNHNIVVFHSWIAIPSSAIIPLTKIIVDVARRYGISNIISITGLPIQDRLNAEKLNAYWIANNDETAQDLQKLGLMEKFGDGYIAGPYAPLLIESHKNNLANFVIVVESFLDLPDPEASAIAINILSKYIGFNINVDELLKEAEDIRDKIKGLMEQTKQELPTYASSRPMTYA, encoded by the coding sequence ATGAGTCAATATGAAATTATTGAAAAATATGTTCCTACTTTAGGTAAACCCACATATCTAATTGTTGGATTACCAGATGCTGGACTAGTAGGAGTAATTGCTACAGAGTATCTAATAGATAAACTTAAATTAAAAGAATTTGCTGAGATCTATGCTCCAGACATTTTACCTCCTATTTCACATGTTCAAGATGGAGTAGCAAAATCACCTATAAGGTTATATCATAATCACAATATTGTAGTGTTTCATTCATGGATAGCAATACCTTCTTCTGCCATCATTCCACTGACAAAAATAATAGTTGATGTAGCTAGGAGATATGGGATATCTAATATTATTTCAATAACTGGTTTACCAATACAAGATAGATTAAATGCTGAAAAGCTAAATGCGTATTGGATTGCTAATAATGATGAAACAGCACAAGATTTGCAAAAATTAGGATTAATGGAAAAGTTTGGTGACGGCTATATAGCTGGCCCTTACGCACCATTATTAATAGAATCTCACAAGAACAATTTGGCTAATTTTGTTATAGTTGTTGAATCTTTTCTTGATTTACCGGATCCAGAAGCATCTGCGATAGCTATTAATATACTAAGTAAATATATTGGATTTAACATAAATGTTGATGAGTTACTTAAAGAAGCTGAAGACATTAGAGATAAGATAAAAGGATTAATGGAGCAGACAAAGCAAGAACTACCTACTTACGCCTCAAGCAGGCCAATGACTTATGCGTGA
- the gcvT gene encoding glycine cleavage system aminomethyltransferase GcvT, which yields MFSTPLLDIESKLNADIGEFAGWQMPMKYSSYQEEHMAVRTSAAFFDLSHMGRLRVKGNIDQFNYLIAKDIRNTPVNNMVGPTAFLNDKGGFVDDVMSYKVSDNEFLIVTNAINREKVIHWIESNSSLEVEDLTFKYAMIAIQGRNVWNFIEKIELKPLEFRLNTKFLGEEVFLLSRSGWTGEDGVEVWGVPETISKIIQRLVSVGVRPAGLICRDSIRQEMGFVLYGEDIDENTTPVEARYWVFSLDKQYVGREKIIEQLKNGVEKIRVGLKLKKGERSIPRKDNKIKLLDSEIGYVTSSIFSPYLNRVIGMGYINSKHAIFGYSVNIEIRNKQVEAKLQDFPFI from the coding sequence ATGTTTAGTACACCTCTTTTGGATATTGAATCTAAACTTAATGCCGATATAGGCGAGTTTGCTGGATGGCAAATGCCGATGAAATATTCTTCTTATCAAGAAGAACATATGGCAGTTCGTACTTCTGCAGCATTTTTTGATCTTTCGCATATGGGGAGATTAAGAGTTAAAGGTAATATTGATCAGTTTAATTATCTTATTGCTAAAGATATTAGGAATACTCCTGTAAATAATATGGTAGGTCCTACTGCATTTCTTAATGATAAAGGTGGATTTGTAGATGATGTAATGAGCTATAAAGTAAGTGATAATGAATTTCTTATAGTCACAAATGCAATAAATAGAGAAAAAGTAATACACTGGATTGAATCAAATTCTTCTTTAGAAGTTGAAGATTTAACCTTTAAATATGCCATGATAGCAATACAAGGAAGAAATGTATGGAATTTTATAGAGAAGATAGAGTTAAAACCATTAGAGTTCCGATTGAATACTAAATTTCTTGGTGAGGAGGTATTTCTCTTAAGCAGATCTGGATGGACTGGAGAGGATGGCGTTGAAGTATGGGGAGTACCAGAAACTATTTCAAAAATTATACAAAGATTAGTTTCAGTAGGAGTAAGGCCAGCTGGCTTGATATGCAGAGATAGTATAAGGCAAGAGATGGGTTTTGTATTATATGGAGAAGACATAGATGAAAATACTACTCCTGTTGAAGCAAGATATTGGGTATTTTCACTAGATAAGCAATACGTAGGCAGAGAAAAAATAATAGAACAATTAAAGAATGGAGTAGAAAAGATAAGAGTTGGATTAAAGTTAAAAAAAGGGGAAAGAAGTATACCAAGAAAAGATAATAAAATAAAGCTGTTAGATTCCGAAATAGGTTATGTTACAAGTTCTATTTTCTCTCCTTATCTTAATAGAGTTATAGGAATGGGTTATATAAATTCAAAGCATGCAATTTTCGGCTACTCAGTTAATATAGAAATAAGGAATAAGCAAGTTGAAGCTAAATTACAAGACTTTCCTTTCATTTAG